One window from the genome of Brachionichthys hirsutus isolate HB-005 chromosome 19, CSIRO-AGI_Bhir_v1, whole genome shotgun sequence encodes:
- the LOC137908717 gene encoding transcription factor TFIIIB component B'' homolog, protein MFRRSRFSVRPNVGTAGRSAAAAPQEAPPVNQEPGETPKEVSESSTENKPVTPPEQTRAAGDGNDPNGESTSAAAAVQRRKRFSVKPKVVPGRLSAGPRAPKSPVNTVSKIPVEVAGSDLRDATTTNQTPHGFRSPRRRRPSEDGRQPKIKVQSTPVVSEGLGAPAASPPEDLLTQPQTHLRSTDGDQMENTPASPVEEVPFRLPDKVPSLPGKEAMAISEKAKTLVSSKSRLSSTSPASSSLSRLLNDPSDLQRLAKARKLRELIREAMHKEKKVKKAKQQPKEFNLDPAKMTMRDLIHYLPLSNPMTSSLEEAALENETVVPPSPRDRPPETVQKPEPPLKMASPREEEEEEEEAAAAAEEEQEDGLMVPQVKVAEDGTLIIDEESLTVEVQRAKGPNPADDRDPIFERGSTTMYSSFRKTNYAKPWSSEETDMFFLAVSMVGTDFSMICQLFPHRTRSEIKNKFKKEERINSWRIDKAFRERRKLDIEYFSKLLEKILEVQKNRKKLKSLSDKNSEGTRKRKTKGKKPARKNEMADLAEEEEEEEEEGEKENEDLCNEEESPASKPNKKRKRKVKEDGNEMNDEPNDKKNKVGQKSSQQDEACIPEDAEAALPEDRENPDMSEDTETMNAAKKAAIKPAKLSRGQKALLPLGKKRGNKKPSMPPSESDREGDKASDGASTEQVKDASPVRQGSDRKSASDASSEDEDATVQPPKPTRYGRMPKPTKPLSYPAKEDTRAPVPETAHAPDAQPKRKCAAKRTGSSKTQSESKKPKLVTLRASQSENSDEEEERAEEPAYSSGRDGAASAFVPASLRSPRPVISELEETMEELDILVNMPDVSGVSHDALCPEGSCTLAQNETGAAEPCEHRTELLVDLLDFVSSENAEVFDDDRNNEAAQTLLTMGTLAEFSPSATQESSAGKISERVDETSRRLDEGVASKSDTREENAVTPFTSAASGQGDAGPLETAAAVEQQNGSAAGGPLTTEPDGQGAGSDTSLTPQGHTSPERSEKSSQPGRGRFIKVKPRPNLSRAPRTRQSRSQTETSAGRTGEESPGFSDAILQPGVDQATGGSMEETQTCNPAATESMRPNADSACVQQSADHPGHRLPPVGDSPVGKEDESNRTPHQGKKGRFQNVKPNLAQPPRGLYPKHQTTGDANTNPNLQLTKKIIGNTEEDPARPTRMAFDVVSTLTPTEKLSATQEQKSDVGVVAQVESRGTASDQRTSETQNVSEAQQEPSGEHAQGNARTTADSTEETLAPCLGASGLEELPISLTSTWRFRSQKVKPKPNVSQTSRSLRSGPQTSNNDPTPNPESRDETLVDVEGEPACIASPERFGHPESGTVSDPSGPERQDFCEAQFDPSREHANRDTGPTSESTKEELIGIPESSFIHRLSSDSTVPRTQVGPGSNRDAVPVQGPSDLSVHCVPHMEEVPAKQKEETVVPSTSHVRRSQKIKPKPNLPQTSRIAHSRPRNTKNTLEKNSDPTQNPEYNERTTVDRKAEQTRIASPEDDTDLAPSSAVVSTLNATEEPSTTAERKTPPSEPGAATPDQSRPDFQNVSGAHLDSNGERVTRDARPTSETTEERLSHSNTQPGEKPSGSTSRPESTDDSVADSEALSASGKPGPDSSSDSASVLVPSLEPTEELASTGGQKMGVGRAPESKAEGSGRKVPQRRRCFSKAKPNLASATRNTRATPSNPPEPCCRDVSSDETSEGQTGRFASTQRSLSAELLSSTPAGGRSSGGVGIATAMPTPPSIAEHQSVLTVSIENEGKERRPVVKESAGNQVDAGPASRRDQRQMSVGATETNPQPPDGPATVSVAERGQEVSIRSSKSSCKTPPIRRGRLLKPKPNLGRSSQPKQVQSDKQEVAVSHKLASEAQPKFQEPVEGAADQNSTLNEAGSPPGCSTQLFGNSMQHGPISGIGGIQAPPCSDVLLDQAPSDPEEPFFILSLTEIPAVALEEGEGEVEEEEEEGFPDFFLHLPAENSEDPNEPGSAEVQPMRVPGSVQKVDGTEDPPTKRGVKTQRWKRTGEILSAAEVEPIPSQESELPGPSARVEVSDQAVADPQETAVDHVDCGTQSPQAKTPSGQKGKPTSPPSRASSRTPSTPTQPTPQPPAEQGSERGPLLFSDQSLCTVECLASSSVEEEPISMSQYFLSDIFTEVDEG, encoded by the exons ATGTTTCGTCGCTCGAGATTCAGTGTTCGGCCCAACGTCGGCACGGCAGggagatcagcagcagcagcgcctcaGGAAGCCCCTCCAGTAAACCAGGAGCCCGGTGAGACCCCCAAGGAAGTCAGTGAAAGCAGCACCGAGAACAAGCCTGTTACCCCCCCAGAGCAAACGAGAGCCGCAGG tGACGGTAACGACCCAAATGGGGAAAGCACCAGCGCTGCAGCTGCCGTCCAGAGAAGGAAGCGGTTTTCCGTCAAGCCCAAAGTGGTACCGGGTCGCCTTTCCGCCGGTCCTCGGGCGCCAAAGTCTCCTGTCAATACGGTTTCGAAAATTCCCGTTGAAGTCGCCGGCTCAGACCTCCGCGATGCAACAACTACAAACCAAACCCCTCATGGGTTCCGATCCCCCCGGCGACGGAGGCCATCAGAAGACGGCAGGCAGCCCAAAATCAAAGTTCAATCTACCCCCGTCGTTTCCGAAGGCCTGGGGGCTCCGGCTGCGTCTCCACCTGAGGATCTGTTAACACAACCACAAACCCATCTACGGTCGACTGACGGCGATCAGATGGAAAACACGCCGGCAAGTCCAGTTGAAGAAGTTCCTTTCAGATTACCGGACAAGGTCCCCTCTTTACCAGGAAAGGAAGCGATGGCGATTTCAGAAAAGGCAAAGACTCTTGTGTCCTCCAAGAGTCGACTGTCGTCGACGTCTCCCGCGTCGTCCTCTTTGAGCAGGCTCCTGAACGATCCGTCAGATCTACAGAGGCTCGCGAAGGCCCGGAAGCTCCGAGAGCTGATCCGAGAGGCGATGCACAAAGAGAAG AAAGTCaagaaagcaaagcagcagccgAAGGAGTTTAATTTAGATCCTGCCAAGATGACCATGAGGGACCTCATCCATTACCTTCCGTTGTCCAACCCCATGAC ATCTAGTTTAGAAGAAGCGGCTCTGGAAAACGAGACTGTTGTCCCGCCTTCTCCAAGAGACCG GCCACCAGAAACGGTGCAGAAGCCTGAACCCCCACTTAAGATGGCAAGCCcaagggaggaagaagaagaagaagaagaagcagcagcagcagcagaggaagagcaggaagatgGACTCATGGTTCCTCAGGTGAAAGTGGCGGAGGACGGCACGCTGATCATTGATGAAGAGAG TTTGACAGTGGAAGTCCAGCGAGCCAAAGGGCCAAATCCGGCGGATGATCGAGACCCCATCTTTGAGCGTGGCTCGACTACAATGTACTCCAGCTTCAGGAAAACCAACTACGCCAAACCGTGGTCCAGTGAAG AGACGGACATGTTCTTCTTGGCCGTCAGCATGGTGGGGACGGACTTCTCCATGATTTGTCAGCTGTTTCCTCACCGAACTCGATCGGAGATAAAG AACAAATTCAAAAAAGAAGAGCGCATAAATTCGTGGAGGATCGACAAAGCCTTCA GGGAGAGGCGAAAACTGGACATCGAGTATTTTTCGAAGCTGCTCGAGAAGATTCTGGAAGttcagaaaaacaggaaaaaactCAAGTCACTTTCTGATAAGAATTCCGAAGGGACGCGGAAGCGGAAAACAAAGG gaaaaaaacCTGCGAGGAAGAATGAAATGGCTGAtttggcagaggaggaggaggaggaagaagaggagggagagaaagagaacgaAGATCTCTGTAATGAGGAAGAATCCCCTGCTTCCAAGCCGAACAAGAAACGCAAACGAAAGGTTAAAGAGGATGGCAATGAGATGAACGACGAACCAAATGACAAAAAGAACAAAGTAGGACAGAAGAGCAGCCAACAAG ATGAGGCATGCATACCTGAAGACGCTGAGGCAGCACTTCCTGAGGATCGTGAGAATCCCGACAT GTCTGAAGACACAGAGACTATGAATGCAGCTAAGAAAGCGGCCATCAAACCGGCTAAACTCTCACGGGGGCAGAAAGCACTTCTTCCTCTGGGCAAGAAGAGGGGTAATAAAAAGCCTTCAATGCCCCCCTCGGAATCAGACAGAGAGGGTGACAAAGCGAGTGATGGAGCCTCTACAGAGCAg GTCAAAGATGCATCTCCAGTCAGGCAGGGTagtgacaggaagtcagccagcGACGCTTCCTCTGAGGATGAAGACGCTACTGTTCAACCTCCGAAGCCCACCAG GTATGGCAGGATGCCCAAACCCACGAAGCCCCTGAGCTACCCTGCCAAAGAGGATACGCGAGCCCCCGTGCCTGAAACCGCTCATGCTCCCGACGCGCAGCCCAAACGTAAATGCGCGGCTAAAAGGACAGGATCATCAAAGACGCAGTCGGAATCCAAAAAGCCCAAACTAGTAACCCTCAGAGCTTCTCAATCCGAAAAcagtgatgaggaagaagagagagcgGAAGAACCCGCGTACAGTTCCGGCAGGGATGGAGCCGCGTCGGCCTTTGTGCCCGCCAGCCTGCGCTCCCCGCGTCCTGTGATTTCCGAACTGGAAGAAACCATGGAGGAG CTTGATATCTTGGTCAATATGCCCGATGTGTCGGGCGTCTCCCACGATGCTCTGTGCCCCGAAGGCTCTTGCACGCTGGCTCAAAACGAGACGGGCGCAGCCGAACCCTGTGAGCATCGGACGGAGCTGCTGGTT GATCTTTTAGACTTTGTTTCTTCGGAAAATGCCGAAG TGTTTGATGACGACCGCAACAACGAAGCCGCTCAAACCCTGCTGACCATGGGCACGTTGGCCGAATTCTCCCCGTCAGCCACGCAAGAGTCTTCAGCAG GCAAAATATCAGAACGTGTGGACGAAACCAGTCGACGCCTAGATGAAGGGGTCGCGTCAAAGTCCGATACGCGAGAGGAAAACGCCGTCACTCCTTTCACGTCTGCAGCTTCTGGTCAAGGAGACGCAGGGCCACTAGAAACGGCTGCCGCTGTAGAGCAGCAAAAcggctctgctgcaggtggaCCGCTCACGACCGAACCCGACGGCCAGGGGGCTGGTTCAGACACGAGCCTTACCCCTCAGGGACATACAAGTCCAGAGAGATCAGAGAAGTCTTCACAACCCGGGAGAGGACGCTTCATCAAAGTGAAGCCAAGACCTAACCTAAGCCGTGCCCCAAGGACGAGACAGTCCAGATCGCAAACGGAGACATCGGCAGGGAGGACTGGGGAAGAAAGTCCAGGCTTTTCTGACGCCATCTTGCAGCCCGGTGTGGACCAGGCAACCGGAGGATCTATGGAGGAAACGCAGACGTGTAATCCGGCAGCCACAGAATCAATGCGGCCGAATGCAGATTCTGCTTGTGTTCAACAGAGCGCTGATCATCCTGGTCACCGTTTGCCACCTGTGGGAGATTCGCCTGTCGGTAAGGAAGACGAGAGTAACCGAACTCCTCATCAAGGCAAGAAGGGTCGATTCCAGAACGTCAAACCCAACCTGGCACAGCCACCAAGAGGTCTTTACCCCAAACATCAAACCACAGGCGATGCCAACACCAACCCAAATCTCCAGTTAACGAAAAAAATCATAGGAAATACCGAAGAGGATCCGGCAAGGCCAACTCGAATGGCGTTTGATGTTGTGTCTACTCTCACGCCAACGGAGAAACTGTCTGCAACTCAGGAGCAAAAGTCAGACGTTGGAGTCGTTGCCCAGGTAGAATCACGTGGAACAGCATCGGATCAGAGAACATCTGAAACCCAGAACGTCTCAGAAGCCCAGCAGGAACCCAGTGGAGAGCATGCCCAAGGAAACGCCAGGACAACAGCTGATTCCACAGAAGAAACACTCGCTCCTTGTCTTGGGGCATCCGGTCTGGAAGAGTTACCCATCAGTCTGACATCGACATGGCGTTTTAGAAGTCAAAAAGTCAAACCCAAACCAAACGTGTCTCAGACATCGAGAAGTCTGCGCTCCGGGCCTCAGACTTCAAACAATGACCCAACGCCAAACCCAGAAAGCCGAGACGAAACGCTTGTAGATGTTGAAGGAGAGCCGGCTTGCATCGCGTCTCCTGAAAGATTTGGTCACCCAGAATCAGGAACGGTGTCCGATCCGAGTGGCCCAGAACGCCAGGACTTCTGTGAAGCCCAGTTTGACCCCAGTAGAGAACATGCCAACAGAGACACCGGGCCAACGTCTGAGTCCACAAAAGAAGAACTGATTGGGATACCCGAGAGTAGTTTTATTCATCGGCTTTCATCTGATTCAACAGTCCCACGAACCCAAGTTGGGCCGGGATCCAACCGGGACGCGGTGCCTGTTCAAGGGCCCAGTGACCTCTCCGTTCATTGTGTGCCACATATGGAAGAGGTACccgccaaacaaaaggaagaaactGTGGTTCCGTCGACTTCCCATGTTAGGAGAAGCCAAAAAatcaaacccaaacccaacTTGCCACAGACATCCAGAATTGCGCACTCTAGACCTCgaaacacaaaaaatacacTGGAGAAAAACTCCGACCCGACTCAAAACCCCGAATACAACGAGAGGACGACAGTAGATCGTAAAGCAGAACAAACTCGCATCGCCTCGCCGGAAGACGATACGGATTTGGCGCCATCGTCGGCTGTTGTTTCGACTCTTAATGCCACAGAAGAGCCGTCGACAACTGCTGAAAGAAAGACCCCTCCGTCAGAACCAGGTGCAGCAACACCGGACCAGAGTCGCCCAGATTTCCAGAATGTTTCTGGTGCCCATCTTGATTCCAATGGGGAACGGGTCACCCGAGACGCAAGGCCAACGTCTGAGACGACGGAAGAACGATTGTCCCACAGCAACACGCAACCTGGGGAGAAACCTTCCGGCTCGACGTCGAGGCCGGAGTCGACTGACGACTCCGTGGCAGACTCGGAAGCTTTGTCAGCTTCTGGAAAGCCCGGCCCAGATAGCAGTAGTGATAGTGCTTCAGTTTTGGTACCATCATTGGAACCCACAGAGGAATTGGCTTCAACTGGGGGGCAAAAGATGGGTGTTGGAAGAGCACCAGAGTCAAAGGCAGAGGGGTCTGGACGAAAAGTACCTCAACGAAGACGATGCTTCTCCAAGGCCAAACCCAATTTAGCATCAGCCACCAGAAACACGAGGGCGACACCGAGTAATCCTCCAGAACCGTGCTGCAGGGACGTGTCTTCAGATGAAACTTCTGAAGGACAGACGGGG CGCTTCGCTTCAACGCAGCGTTCGTTAAGTGCGGAACTTCTGAGCTCAACACCCGCCGGAGGCCGGTCCTCAGGTGGTGTCGGCATAGCAACGGCTATGCCGACACCACCGAGCATCGCCGAGCATCAGTCTGTGTTGACCGTGTCGATTGAAAATGAGGGCAAAGAAAGACGCCCAGTTGTAAAGGAATCTGCTGGAAACCAGGTGGATGCTGGTCCTGCGTCACGACGGGACCAGCGCCAGATGTCAGTTGGAGCTACGGAGACAAATCCGCAACCCCCAGATGGTCCAGCGACAGTTTCCGTTGCTGAACGCGGTCAAGAAGTTTCCATAAG GTCATCCAAGTCCTCCTGCAAAACTCCTCCGATTCGAAGAGGCCGGCTGTTAAAACCCAAACCCAACTTGGGACGCAGCAGCCAACCAAAACAAGTCCAGagtgacaaacaggaagtggcag TTTCACACAAACTGGCATCTGAAGCCCAACCCAAGTTCCAGGAACCAGTAGAGGGCGCTGCCGACCAGAATTCCACACTGAATGAAGCCGGATCACCGCCAGGTTGTTCCACGCAGCTATTTGGAAATTCAATGCAG CATGGACCAATATCCGGTATAGGAGGAATCCAAGCTCCGCCGTGTTCAGATG TGCTGTTGGACCAGGCGCCGTCAGATCCAGAGGAACCGTTTTTCATTCTCTCTTTGACTGAAATCCCAGCCGTGGCcttggaggagggggagggggaggtggaggaagaggaagaggaaggcttTCCTGATTTCTTCCTTCACCTTCCTGCAGAGAACTCCGAGGATCCAAACG aaccaggaagtgctgAAGTCCAACCAATGAGAGTACCGGGATCTGTTCAGAAAGTCGATGGAACTGAAGACCCGCCTACAAAGAGGGGAGTAAAAACCCAAAGGTGGAAACGAACCGGTGAAATCCTTTCTGCCGCGGAGGTAGAACCGATCCCCAGCCAGGAGTCGGAACTTCCTGGACCTTCTGCGCGAGTCGAAGTCTCGGATCAGGCCGTCGCTGATCCGCAGGAAACGGCTGTTGATCATGTAGACTGTGGAACACAATCTCCTCAGGCTAAGACCCCCAGTGGTCAGAAAGG AAAACCCACGTCCCCACCTAGCAGAGCTTCTTCCAGAACTCCATCTACCCCAACCCAGCCGACACCGCAGCCGCCAGCAGAGCAGGGCTCTGAACGTGGCCCGCTGCTGTTCTCAGATCAGTCTCTGTGTACAGTTGAG TGTCTGGCGAGCagctctgtggaggaggagccaatCAGCATGTCCCAGTATTTCCTGAGTGACATTTTTACTGAAGTGGACGAGGGATGA